One genomic segment of Chryseobacterium phocaeense includes these proteins:
- a CDS encoding RrF2 family transcriptional regulator, with amino-acid sequence MMSKRCKYALKAMIRLARNYNQGFLSTAVIAQEENISKKFLEQILLELKRAKLVNSKQGNAGGYYLLKSPDDVSLADIYRIFEGPIALTPCISLNFYEPCDDCVDEATCYLRNELIIVREKTRKSMMEATLTSFLKNS; translated from the coding sequence ATGATGTCCAAACGTTGTAAATATGCTTTGAAAGCAATGATCAGACTGGCAAGAAACTACAATCAGGGATTTTTGTCCACCGCTGTTATTGCACAGGAGGAGAATATTTCCAAAAAGTTTTTGGAACAGATTCTTCTAGAATTAAAAAGAGCCAAACTGGTCAACAGCAAACAGGGAAATGCAGGAGGCTATTATCTCCTGAAATCACCTGATGATGTTTCACTGGCTGATATCTATCGCATTTTTGAAGGTCCCATTGCCCTCACTCCATGTATTTCATTGAATTTTTATGAACCTTGCGACGACTGTGTTGACGAAGCAACCTGCTATCTCAGAAATGAACTGATCATCGTAAGAGAGAAAACCAGAAAAAGCATGATGGAAGCAACACTTACTTCTTTTCTTAAAAACAGCTGA
- a CDS encoding phosphoadenylyl-sulfate reductase gives MENSLKTEFENLLGEASDAAFSTDYLQKLSDRFPGEVIFSTSFSYEDQVVTHLIKNLEIDIFTLDTGRLFEQTYETWASSRAFFKKKIKAYYPDPEALQHFVSENGPDSFYQSVEKRKACCNIRKVQPLKQALLGYKVWITGLRSEHSVGRGQMPQLEWDPDHQIIKFHPILHWTTQQVAEYVQNHHLPYNHLHKKGFVSIGCEPCTRAIKEGEDFRAGRWWWEDADKKECGLHVHQ, from the coding sequence ATGGAAAATAGTCTGAAAACAGAATTTGAAAATCTACTGGGAGAGGCTTCTGACGCTGCTTTCAGTACGGATTATTTACAAAAACTGTCCGATAGGTTTCCTGGCGAAGTGATCTTTTCTACCAGCTTCAGCTACGAAGACCAGGTAGTCACTCACCTGATAAAAAACCTGGAGATTGATATTTTCACGCTGGATACGGGAAGGCTTTTTGAGCAGACCTATGAAACATGGGCTTCATCCAGAGCGTTCTTCAAAAAGAAGATCAAAGCCTATTATCCGGACCCGGAAGCACTGCAGCATTTCGTTTCAGAAAACGGACCGGATTCTTTTTATCAATCCGTGGAAAAAAGAAAAGCATGCTGTAATATCCGGAAAGTTCAGCCCTTAAAACAGGCGCTTCTGGGCTACAAAGTCTGGATCACAGGATTACGCTCCGAACATTCTGTCGGAAGGGGACAGATGCCGCAGCTGGAATGGGATCCGGATCATCAGATCATTAAATTCCATCCCATCCTTCACTGGACCACACAACAGGTGGCAGAATATGTTCAAAACCATCATCTGCCTTATAACCATCTTCATAAAAAAGGCTTTGTAAGCATTGGATGCGAACCCTGCACAAGGGCAATCAAAGAAGGGGAAGATTTCAGAGCGGGCCGTTGGTGGTGGGAAGATGCCGATAAAAAAGAGTGCGGTTTACATGTTCATCAATAA
- the cysD gene encoding sulfate adenylyltransferase subunit CysD yields the protein MSVYHLNYLDQLEAESIYILREVAGQFERPALLFSGGKDSIVLAHLAAKAFPHGKIPFTFVHVDTGHNFPEVLDFRDKLAAELNVSLVVRKVEDTIRQKKLTEPKGKFPSRNWLQTFTLLDTIEEFEFDACIGGARRDEEKARAKERIFSVRDEFGQWDPKLQRPELWNIFNGKIHKGENVRVFPISNWTELDVWNYIRRENIQLPSIYFSHEREVVDLNGQWIANSEFAVLEESDTITTKRIRYRTVGDMTCTAAVESEAATVDRVIEEIVATRISERGETRIDDRVTEAAMEDRKKGGYF from the coding sequence ATGTCAGTATATCATTTAAATTATTTAGATCAGTTAGAAGCCGAATCCATCTATATTTTACGGGAAGTGGCAGGGCAGTTTGAACGTCCGGCTTTACTGTTCAGTGGCGGAAAAGACAGCATTGTCCTGGCCCATCTTGCAGCAAAAGCATTTCCTCATGGAAAAATACCGTTCACATTTGTTCATGTAGATACCGGACATAATTTTCCGGAAGTTTTAGACTTCAGAGACAAGCTTGCTGCGGAACTCAATGTAAGTCTTGTAGTAAGAAAAGTGGAAGACACCATCCGGCAGAAAAAACTCACAGAACCCAAAGGAAAATTCCCGAGCCGCAACTGGCTTCAGACTTTTACATTACTTGATACCATTGAAGAATTCGAGTTTGATGCATGCATCGGAGGGGCAAGGAGGGATGAGGAAAAAGCCCGGGCAAAAGAAAGAATATTTTCGGTAAGGGACGAATTCGGACAATGGGATCCTAAGCTGCAGCGTCCGGAACTTTGGAATATTTTCAACGGAAAAATCCACAAAGGAGAAAATGTACGGGTTTTCCCGATAAGCAACTGGACCGAGCTTGATGTCTGGAATTATATCAGAAGAGAAAATATACAGCTGCCTTCTATCTATTTCTCGCATGAAAGAGAAGTGGTAGATCTCAATGGGCAATGGATCGCTAATTCTGAATTTGCTGTTCTGGAAGAAAGTGACACCATCACGACCAAACGGATCCGCTACCGGACCGTAGGCGATATGACCTGTACAGCAGCCGTGGAGTCTGAAGCTGCTACCGTTGACAGGGTAATAGAAGAAATCGTAGCTACCAGGATTTCTGAAAGAGGAGAAACCAGAATTGACGACCGTGTTACCGAAGCGGCAATGGAAGACCGGAAAAAAGGAGGCTATTTTTAA
- a CDS encoding sulfate adenylyltransferase subunit 1 has translation MDILRLITAGSVDDGKSTLIGRLLYDSKSILQDQLEVLEKHSKNKNEDGVDLALLTDGLRAEREQGITIDVAYRYFSTSRRKFIIADAPGHVQYTRNMITGASNSDLMIILIDARKGVIEQTRRHSIIASLLKLKKIAVAINKMDMVDYSEEVFENIKEEYSKIAEELGLNDVTYFPISALKGDNIVSLSPVTDWYNGSSLLEYLEEVQIDQEQNSGSRFQVQYVIRPQTEELHDYRGYAGQIVSGNFQKGNKIAILPAGIITEITSIEVNGAEVPEAFEGQPVVIQIKDDIDISRGDFFTSAEELPKVEKEVEVLLCWLDQKGLQPGNKYVLQHHSRQLKAIVKQVDYKINVNTLEKETADEGIKLNEIAKVSIRTAQPLVFDDFISNKKTGSAILVDETSSATVAACIIQ, from the coding sequence GTGGATATACTAAGATTAATCACAGCAGGAAGCGTAGATGACGGTAAAAGTACCCTTATCGGAAGGCTCCTTTACGATAGCAAGAGTATTTTGCAGGATCAGCTGGAAGTACTTGAAAAGCATTCTAAAAACAAAAATGAAGACGGTGTGGATCTGGCCCTTTTAACAGACGGCCTCCGCGCAGAGCGAGAGCAGGGAATTACCATTGATGTTGCTTACCGGTATTTCTCCACATCCAGAAGGAAATTTATCATTGCGGATGCACCGGGACACGTACAGTATACCCGGAATATGATTACCGGTGCATCCAATTCCGATCTGATGATTATCCTGATCGATGCCCGAAAAGGAGTTATAGAGCAGACCAGAAGACATTCTATCATTGCATCATTACTTAAACTGAAAAAAATAGCGGTTGCCATCAACAAAATGGATATGGTAGACTATTCTGAAGAAGTTTTTGAAAATATAAAAGAGGAATATTCCAAAATCGCGGAAGAATTAGGACTCAATGATGTTACCTATTTCCCTATTTCCGCATTGAAAGGAGATAATATTGTTTCCTTATCACCGGTTACAGACTGGTACAACGGAAGTTCTCTTCTCGAATATCTGGAAGAAGTACAGATTGATCAGGAACAGAACAGCGGAAGCCGTTTTCAGGTTCAGTATGTGATTCGTCCGCAGACCGAGGAATTACATGATTACCGCGGGTATGCAGGGCAAATTGTAAGCGGAAATTTTCAGAAAGGAAATAAGATCGCAATACTTCCAGCCGGAATTATTACGGAAATTACATCAATAGAAGTGAATGGGGCTGAAGTTCCGGAAGCTTTTGAAGGGCAGCCGGTTGTGATTCAGATCAAAGATGATATAGATATCAGCAGGGGAGATTTCTTCACCTCAGCAGAAGAGCTTCCCAAAGTTGAAAAAGAAGTAGAAGTTCTGCTGTGCTGGCTGGATCAGAAAGGGCTTCAGCCGGGGAATAAATATGTGTTGCAGCATCACAGCAGGCAGCTTAAAGCCATCGTGAAGCAGGTAGATTATAAGATCAATGTCAATACGCTGGAAAAGGAAACGGCAGATGAAGGAATTAAATTGAATGAGATTGCAAAGGTTAGCATACGGACTGCCCAGCCTTTGGTATTTGATGATTTTATAAGCAATAAGAAAACGGGTTCGGCTATTTTGGTGGATGAAACGTCCAGTGCCACTGTTGCTGCGTGTATAATTCAGTAG
- the epsC gene encoding serine O-acetyltransferase EpsC yields MGVSDHFIKKILTKKKSASTGFFDTIKMENFVKELYSLLFLSQKINTEDQLQDQFKQLGVILFDLVKSSADDEVSAEHHKEQFFLALPEIYDKLILDAESILEFDPATESLEEILLSYPGFFATYVYRISHQLWIQKVKTLPRVISEYAHSRTGIDIHPGAEIGKHFFIDHGTGIVIGETTQIGDHVKLYQGVTLGALNVSKDKATKKRHPNIEDHVIIYSGATILGGETTIGRDSVIGGNVWITQNVPSSSLVYNKSEIRIKDNGPLPESLTFVI; encoded by the coding sequence ATGGGAGTTTCAGATCATTTTATTAAGAAAATCCTTACAAAGAAGAAGAGTGCTTCAACAGGGTTCTTTGATACCATTAAAATGGAAAATTTCGTGAAGGAATTGTACAGTCTACTGTTTCTTTCACAGAAGATCAATACAGAAGATCAGCTTCAGGATCAATTTAAGCAATTAGGCGTGATTCTCTTTGATTTGGTTAAAAGCAGTGCTGATGATGAGGTTTCCGCTGAGCATCACAAGGAACAGTTTTTTCTTGCGCTTCCGGAGATTTATGATAAACTGATCCTGGATGCCGAATCTATATTGGAATTTGATCCGGCCACAGAATCCCTGGAAGAGATTCTTCTGTCATATCCCGGCTTTTTTGCCACGTATGTCTACAGGATTTCGCACCAGCTGTGGATTCAGAAAGTGAAGACACTACCCCGCGTAATATCTGAATATGCACACAGCAGGACAGGAATAGACATCCATCCCGGAGCAGAAATCGGAAAACATTTCTTTATAGATCATGGAACAGGAATTGTGATCGGGGAAACCACACAGATCGGGGATCATGTGAAACTGTATCAGGGAGTTACTCTTGGAGCATTAAATGTTTCAAAAGATAAGGCGACTAAAAAAAGGCATCCCAATATTGAAGACCATGTCATCATCTATTCCGGAGCAACCATTTTAGGAGGAGAAACAACCATAGGCAGGGACAGCGTCATCGGAGGAAACGTCTGGATCACACAGAATGTACCTTCCAGTTCGCTCGTCTATAATAAAAGTGAAATAAGAATAAAAGATAACGGACCTCTCCCGGAATCTTTAACATTTGTGATATAA
- the cysK gene encoding cysteine synthase A, translating to MKFQNTLETIGNTPVVKINQLFGTDHEVWIKLEKANPGGSIKDRIALAMIEDAEAKGLLNKNSIIIEPTSGNTGIGLALVAAVKNYKLILVMPESMSLERRKIMESYGAEFVLTPREKGMKGAIEKAEELAQQNPNSWIPRQFDNPANVQVHVETTAQEILNDFPEGLDYLITGVGTGGHITGIAKILKQKFPDIKVIAVEPELSPVLSGGSPAPHPLQGLGAGFVPSILETGLLDEIVQIGKEEAFEYTKNAAKKEGLFVGISTGAALAAVARKLSEIPAGARILTVNYDTGERYLSIEGLF from the coding sequence ATGAAGTTCCAAAACACATTAGAAACCATCGGAAATACCCCGGTCGTAAAAATTAACCAACTTTTCGGTACGGACCATGAAGTCTGGATCAAACTGGAAAAAGCCAATCCCGGCGGAAGCATCAAAGACAGAATTGCTTTGGCCATGATTGAAGATGCAGAAGCTAAAGGTCTTTTAAACAAAAACAGCATCATTATTGAGCCTACAAGCGGGAACACCGGAATAGGTCTCGCATTGGTAGCTGCTGTAAAAAATTATAAGCTGATCCTTGTGATGCCGGAAAGTATGAGTCTGGAACGCCGCAAAATTATGGAGTCATACGGAGCAGAATTCGTTCTTACCCCCAGAGAGAAGGGAATGAAAGGAGCCATTGAAAAAGCTGAGGAACTGGCTCAGCAAAACCCGAACTCATGGATACCGAGACAATTTGATAATCCGGCCAATGTACAGGTACATGTTGAAACGACTGCTCAGGAGATCCTGAATGATTTTCCCGAAGGATTGGATTATCTGATTACAGGCGTTGGAACTGGAGGGCACATCACCGGAATTGCAAAGATCCTGAAGCAAAAATTTCCTGATATCAAGGTCATCGCGGTAGAACCGGAACTGTCTCCCGTTCTCAGTGGAGGAAGTCCCGCCCCGCATCCGTTACAAGGGCTGGGTGCCGGATTTGTCCCGTCTATTCTTGAAACTGGGCTTTTGGATGAAATTGTTCAGATTGGAAAAGAGGAAGCTTTTGAGTACACAAAGAATGCTGCTAAAAAAGAAGGGCTTTTTGTTGGAATTTCCACAGGAGCCGCTTTGGCTGCCGTAGCCAGAAAACTGTCCGAAATTCCGGCAGGAGCCCGTATTTTGACTGTAAATTATGATACCGGCGAGCGGTATCTGTCCATCGAAGGACTTTTCTAG
- the cobA gene encoding uroporphyrinogen-III C-methyltransferase codes for MKQNSHSPQVFLVGAGPGDPDLITVKAVKAIAAADVILCDRLVSPEIIDRYARKNAEVIYVGKECSKNASTPQAHINTLIVDYASQGKKVVRLKGGDISFFSNVLDELKALKENQITYEIVPGITAASGAAAYAGMPLTARGYATSVRFLTYYKTEILSDEYWKELGTSEDTLVFYMSKGNLNGLVKKLLALGKSEGKKIAIIEQATTPYQKVYTASLEDFHNRFGNKDFVSPSLVIIGEVVNLHEEFSWLQAPLQEGIYFKSVTNGTLVSNHQNVFEYAV; via the coding sequence ATGAAACAAAATAGTCATTCGCCACAGGTTTTTCTTGTAGGCGCAGGGCCCGGCGACCCTGATCTGATCACTGTAAAAGCTGTAAAAGCCATCGCTGCTGCTGATGTTATCCTATGTGACCGCCTTGTAAGCCCCGAAATTATAGATCGTTATGCCCGTAAAAATGCCGAAGTGATATATGTGGGAAAGGAATGCAGTAAAAATGCTTCTACTCCGCAAGCCCATATTAACACTTTGATCGTAGATTACGCTTCTCAGGGTAAAAAAGTGGTAAGGCTCAAAGGCGGAGACATCTCCTTTTTTTCCAATGTGCTGGATGAGCTGAAAGCCTTGAAAGAAAACCAGATCACTTATGAAATCGTACCGGGCATTACAGCAGCATCGGGAGCAGCAGCCTATGCCGGAATGCCATTAACAGCGAGAGGATATGCCACATCGGTACGCTTTCTTACCTATTACAAAACAGAAATTCTCAGTGATGAATACTGGAAAGAGCTTGGAACATCAGAGGATACCCTTGTTTTTTATATGTCTAAAGGAAATCTGAACGGGCTGGTTAAGAAACTTTTAGCCTTAGGAAAGAGCGAAGGGAAAAAAATAGCAATTATTGAACAGGCGACCACACCGTATCAGAAAGTATATACCGCTTCTCTGGAGGATTTTCATAACCGGTTTGGAAATAAAGATTTCGTATCCCCTTCATTGGTCATTATCGGGGAGGTGGTGAATCTTCATGAAGAATTTTCCTGGCTGCAGGCACCTTTACAGGAAGGGATCTATTTTAAATCTGTAACAAACGGAACCTTAGTCTCAAACCATCAAAACGTATTCGAATATGCTGTCTGA